The following nucleotide sequence is from Lacinutrix sp. Hel_I_90.
GTAAAACACGTAAAACGGCAATTGGTGAAATGGCTATCACTCCCGTTTTTATTTTGGATCAAACCTTTTGTCCTAATGTACAATTCTGCGGTGACGATGGAATACTCTCAACGGTAAGAACCATTTCATACGTGAGTGGCTCGAAATTTCCAAGTGGCGGGCAATGTACTGCCGGTTACTGTGTGGCAAATGAAAAAGGAAACGCTATGATGGAGAAAATAGAAAACCATTTAAGACTATGCGATAACGAGGCTACAGCGCATCAAATTGAAATATTAGCAAAACAGTTACCTTCAATGAATCAAAGAATTAGTGATGCCTATCAAAATACACGTGAATTTGTAAGCTTTATTGAAAATACTTTACCAGCTGCGAAAATCAATTTTGTTTCAGAAGACTTAGCAGAGCAAGGGTTTACACCCTCTGTATTTTCATTAGATCTTCCCACTAAAGGCAGTACTACTGAAGAGAAAGAAGCTTATAAAAGAGTTTTAAATCTGAAATTAATCAATTTAATGATTACAGAAATCCCCAATGAAAGCAAATACTGTGTGAGCTATGGGCAGTTAAATGGTTGTTATTGGACCATACCTGCGACCTCTACTCAAGGGACGACTAAAGAAGGTGACAAGGATTATATTGTTCGCGCATCACTTTCTCCGAATATGGATCTTAAGCACCATAAAGAAGTCTTTTTTAAATTTGTTGAAAAAATGTAATCAAAAGGATGCTGAATGCCTCCCACGCCATCATATCATCGCGTTTTTTTTTAGAATTGCTTCGAAATACTGCAATTCAATAAAACCCTTATCCTAGACGATTATAATAAACACAAATCTCAAAAATTTCATCAGAAATTAAAGAAGTCTGAAAAACGATAATCTAACTTGCCAGTTACAAAGAACTAGTTAACAACTTATGCTTTAAATTCAACTATGACAAAATAGTTTATTATCTTAACTCCTTTAATAACTACCATGAAAAAAGTCCATTCGGTCGAAGAATATATAGAAACCAATTTTCATTTTGAAGCGGCATTAACTTTACTAAGAGCTATAATAAATACGACAACGCTTCACGAAGCCATCAAGTGGTCTGCTCCAGTATATACTTTAAATGGTAAAAATGTTATTGGCCTTGGTGCATTTAAAAACCACTTTAGCATTTGGTTTTTTAACGGTGTCTTTTTAAAAGATAAACACCAACTTCTGGTTAATGCTCAGGAGGGAAAAACTAAAGCATTACGACAAATGCGCTTTGAATCTATCGAGGACGTTAATAAAGATGTCGTACTATCTTACCTAAAAGAAGCCATTGAAAATGAAAAACAAGGGAAGGAAATTAAGCCTGTTCGAAACACTAAGAAAGCGCTTGTTATTCCAAAAGAACTTAAAAATCTAATGGCTAGTACTTCTACCTTACGCTTGCCTTTTGAGAAACTAACACCAGGGAGGCAACGTGAATATTGCGAATACATAAAAGAGGCGAAACGAAAAGCCACCAAACACTCCCGTTTAGAAAAAATTGCACCGATGATTGTGGCTGGTATTGGTTTGAATGATCAATACAAATAGTCCCCCTACTACAAAGTGGTTCCGCGCAGATTTAAGCTAAAATCGATTGTTTTTGTCATTACGTCAAGAGCTTCTTTAGTTTCTATGCGTTTGACTAATAGCTGTACTGAAGCTTCGCCTATACTATCTGAACTCTGGGTAACTGTAGATAATTTTGGATTAGTGAACGGTAGCACATTATCATCTGAAAACCCAATAATTGAGAGGTCTTTTGGAATGGTATAACCATACTTTTGCGCAGTGTTCAGAGCAATAACACCCGATAGATTGTCTATTGCAATGATTCCATCAATAGCTTTGTGCGTTTTAAACAAACTATCGATATCGGTTTCCAAGTTTTTAATTTGATCTATTTTAATTTCTATTATATCATTTTTATAATGCCCCGCATCTGCGATTGCTTGTTTACAGCCTTTAGCCCGTAACTTACCCACGCTTAGATCTTCAATATTATTAATTAAAACAATCTTTTGTCTTCCTTCCTTTATTAAATGGTTTGTCGCATTATAAGCCGCCTGAAAATCATCTATTATCACCTTATCACAAGTGATGCTTTCAGCCACACGGTCAAACATTAAAATAGGAATATCCTGATCTAAAATATCCTGAAAATGGTTGGTTCTGTTATTCTTTTGGGTTTCTTCAGAAATAGACATAATAAAACCATCTACACTTCCATTTGCTAATAACTCCAAACTTTGCAATTCCTTTTCATAATTTTCATTACTCAAACAGGTGATAATACTATAGCCTTGCTTAGCAGATTCCCGCTCAATACCATAGAGTACTTTCGCAAAGAAATGGTTGAGAATATTTGGTATGATAACACCAATGGTTTTCGTTTTACTATTCTTTAAACTTAAAGCCACACGGTTAGGCTTATAATTGAATTCTTTTGCGGCTTCTTTTACCCTCGCAATTGTTTTCTCACCAATCTCACTACTCCCATTTAATGCTTTTGAAACTGTTGAAATTGATACACCTAATGTTTCGGCTAATTCTTTTAATGTGATCATAAAAACGCAGTCTATATTTTATAACAAGGTATAAAACTTTCATTAAAATATAATAGAAATAATACTAGGAGTACAAAAAACGACTAAAGTAAAATTCAGTAGCTAATAGCAGTTTGTAGAATTTAAAAGGTGTACGATAGCCTGAAACTTGTAAATACTTAGGTTACGAAGTTAATAATTTAAAGGTCAGCTGGTGATTTACACCCCTCCTGCCGGACTGTTATCAATTAAAAGCGCCACAAAAGACCTCTCGAAGCGGGCTGGTTTTAAATGACCACTCCGTCCAAAAATGATAATTCTATTTTAATTCCTTCACAGCTTTAAAAAGCCTCGACTTTTTAAATATAGCACTAGAAACAGTGAAAAAAAAAAAAACAGTACTTTTAAGTTTGGTTCTTTTTAACTAGAATAACTTGTTATTAACCACTAAAAAAAACCTTACATATGACACATAAAAAAACCTCAAGTAAGACTTGAGGTTTATATAAAAAGTTATTTTTAAATTACTTTTTTGGTGGTTCGTTTAATGACTTGCTCATTTCCATAGAAATTGCAGAACGGTCAAACTTTAATTTCCCAGACATTGTTTCTATAACACAACTTCTGTCTTTATCATTAAGTTCTACAATTTTACCATGCAGACCACTTTTAGTAATTACTTTATCGCCACGTTTTAACTCGGCAGCGAATTTTTTTTCGTTTTTAGCACGTTTCATTTGTGGTGCAATCATAAAGAAATACACAACGGCGAACATGGCCACTATTGGCAACCAACTTGACATATCTCCCATTACTTGATTACTGGAGATAATGGTGTTGCTACAACTGGTGCGTTTGGATCTGGCTTTACAAAAGCTGTGATCTTAACTACTTCTCTACCTTTTTCTGTATTTGCTGTTACTGTAATCGCTTTAGATACTTTATTAGTACCAGAACCATTAAACTTTACCGTAAACTGTCCTTCTTCTCCAGGAGCTAAAGGCGCTCTTGACCAATCTTCTGGCACAGTACATCCACAAGTACTTTTAATATCTGTAATCACTAAAGGTGCTTCACCCGTATTTTTGTATTTAAATACAGTCTCTACTGGCGTTTTAGCGATAATTTCACCAAAGTCATGCTCTGTTTTTTCAAATGTTAAAACGGGATATACAGAAGAAGCCGCATCTCTATCTGCTGCTGCTGCTACCTTGTTATCATCAATTTTTTGTGCTGCATCTTCTTTACAAGATGTAAATGCAATCAAGCATAATGCGCTTAATGCTAATACTACTTTTTTCATAATTATTTTAATTTTGCTATTATTTGGTGGGTAAAAATAAGAATATTTTTTGTTTACATCAATCCTCTACCCATTTTATTTAAATTTCCATTGTCTTGATATTCTTTAATGATCTTATCTAAAATACCGTTAATGAACACACTACTCTTTGGTGTTGAATACTCCTTAGAGATTTCTAAGTACTCATTGATGGTTACTTTTGTTGGTATAGACGGGAATTTCTGAATCTCACAAACGCCCATTTTTAGCAGTAAATAATCAATAGTAGCAATACGATCTGAATCCCAATTGGTGGTCTTTTTTGAAATCTCCTGCGTTAAGGCATTTTGATTTAATAAGGTTTTCCTAAACAAATCGATTGCAAATTGCTTATCCTCTAAGTCTTTGTATAATTTTGGTATAAAATGAAACGCGTTAGAATCTTTTTTAACTTTACGTAATAACTTAGCGATAGAAGTGTTTACCGTTGGCAAATCGTCTAACCATGTTAAATGCTTATCTTCGATATAATCGTAAAGTTTGTCATTGGGAGCTATTATCTCTTTAAAGACATCTACTATAAAATCTCTATCTTCTTTAAAATCTGAAGTTTTAGTTTTAAGATAGTCTGCATACAAATCACTCGCTAAAATAGCTTTAAAAATAATTTCAACATATTCGCTATCTAATTCCCAGTTATTAATATGAGCGTCGTCAAACTTTGCGTGAAGCTGCTCGTTATTTTTAAGCAAAGCCAGAACTTGATTATTAACAAACTTACGATTTGGGTTTTTTTCTTCGTCGGTTGGTAAGTGCTTTTGACTGGATTTCTCCAGGTGATTCTCCGCGCGTTTTTGAACTTCAATCAACAAGGACAAGAGTAACAAGTATAAATTATACATATTATCTATACTGTTAAGTAAAAACCGCTGATCTTTCGAAAAATCATCACTCTCTGTACCTTTAAAGGCATAAAGGACTTGCATTACTTTTATTCTAATATGTCTTCTACTTAGCATCTTTACAAAGAACTTGGTGTTAAAAAAGGCGAAAATGATAGTTTATCATTTTCGCCTGCAAAAATAGTATAATTTACGTATAACTAGCTATTCAAATTTTCTTTTTTTCTGGCATCAATTCTACTTTGTGCAAGATTTAAAGCTGCCTGGTGCGTTGTGATGCTATTTGCTTCTGCGTTGCTTAAAATTTCTAACGTTGTATTGTAGATGTTTTCAGTTTTACGCATGATTTCAGCTTTACCATAATTTTCCAACTCCGCGTACACATTAATAATTCCGCCGGCGTTAATTAAAAAATCTGGTGCATAAACAATACCCTTATCCTGAAGCATTTGTCCGTGAACCTTTTCATTTGCCAATTGGTTATTTGCTGCACCAGCAATCACTTTAGCTTGAATATTAATAATCGTGTTATTATTAATCGTTGCTCCCAAAGCACATGGGGCATAAATATCTACTGCTTCGCTATATAAGTCTTTTCCTCTATAAATAGTTGCATTGTATTTCTTACTTACTTCTTCAAGACGCGCTTCATTTATATCACTAATAATAACATTAGCACCTTCATTTGTTAAATGCTCTACTAAGCTTTCTCCAACATGACCAATACCTTGAACGATAACCGATTTACCTTCTAGAACATCTGTTCCAAATTTAAATTTCGCTGCTGCTTTCATTCCCATAAAAACACCGTAAGCTGTAATTGGCGACGGATTTCCTGCTCCTCCAATACTTTCAGAAATTCCCGTAACATAAGGTGTAACTGTACGTACTAAATCCATATCGCTGGTTTCCATACCTACATCTTCTGCTGTGATATATTTTCCACTTAAAGAATGTACAAACTCCCCAAAACGTAACATCAGTTCTGGCGATTTTTGGGTTTTGGCATCTCCAATAATAACGGCTTTACCGCCACCAAGATTTAAACCCGTAATTGCAGATTTATAAGTCATGCCTCGAGATAATCGTAAGGCATCATTTAAGGCTTCCCACTCATTGGCATAATTCCACATTCTTGTGCCCCCTAAAGCAGGACCCAATACCGTATTATGAATACCAATTATTGCTTTTAAACCTGTATCTTTGTCGTTGCAAAAAACAATTTGCTCATGATCATCGAAAGATAATTGACCAAAAACGGGGTCAATTTTGTGTAATTCGTTTGCGCTTATAACTTGTTGAACCATTACCTTTTTAGTTTAATTTGTTAAATTGAAAATACATATTTTGTAAAAACAAGGTGCAAAAATAATCTAATATTAGTATTATTTCAAAAATATAACCGTTAAAATACGAAATTGCTAAAAAATTAAAAACAACCTATTTGGTAAATGAAAGAATTACAGCATCTCAACAAGTATTTCTTAAAGTATAAAACGCAAGTTATTATTGGTATTATTATTACCATAGTTTCCAATCTGTTTAGTGTATTAGTTCCAAACTTAATTGGTAAAACTATCGATATTGTAAATACCCAAATTGAAAATCCAGAAAGGAGTCTCTCCGTATTTAAAGCTGAGTTACTGGAAATAATTCTTTATGTTATTGGTACAGCCGTCGCCGCTGGGATTCTTACTTTTTTTATGCGACAAACCATTATTAATGTCTCGCGGTATGTCGAGTATGATCTCAAAAATGAAATTTACCAACAGTACCAAAAACTGTCTTTAAACTTTTATAAGAAAAACAGGACCGGAGATTTAATGAACCGCATTAGTGAAGACGTTGGTAAAGTACGTATGTATGCTGGACCTGCTATTATGTACAGTTTTAATACCATAACCCTATTTGTGGTTGCTTTAATCTTTATGTTTAGGCAAGCTCCACTTTTAACGTTTTACACGATTATTCCACTACCTATTCTATCGCTTATTATTTACAAAATAAGCAAGGAAATTCATAAACGCAGTACAGCTGTACAACTAAATTTATCAAAATTATCAGAATTTACACAGGAAGCTTTTAGTGGTATTTCTGTGATTAAAGCTTACGGAATAGAGCCTCAAACTCAAAAAAACTTTAATCATTTAGCAGAACAAAGCAAAGCGAAACACGTGCATTTAGAAAGAATTCACGCTTTCTTTTTCCCAATGATGATCTTATTAATAGGCATCAGTAATGTGATTGTTATCTATGTTGGAGGTAACCAATATATAAATGGTGAAATTTCCTTAGGAAACATACTAGAGTTTATTATTTATGTAAATATGTTAACTTGGCCAGTAGCCACTGTAGGTTGGGTCACATCGATTGTACAACAAGCTGAAGCCTCACAAAAACGAATTAATGAATTTCTAAATGTGGAACCAGAAATTCAAAACACGATAGAAGCACCTTCAAAAATCAACGGAAATATTGAGTTTAAGGATGTTCATTTTACTTACGACGACACCAATATTAAAGCATTACAAGGTGTTAGTTTTAAAGTAAACTCAGGTGAAACCTTGGCTATTATAGGAAAAACAGGCTCGGGAAAAACGACCATTCTAGACCTCATTGGTCGATTATATGATATTGATAAAGGCGCACTACTTATTGATGGGCAACCCATAAACAAACTCAACTTAACCAGCTTACGTGATGCTATTGGTTATGTGCCACAAGAAGCCTTTTTGTTTAGTGACACCATAAATAATAATATTAAGTTTGGGAAAGAGCAGGCTACAGATGAAGAAGTCATTCAAGCAGCAAAAAATGCGCAAGTACATAAAAACATCAGCGAATTCACAAATGGCTACAACACTATTTTAGGTGAGCGTGGTATTACGCTTTCTGGCGGACAAAAACAGCGTGTTTCTATCGCCAGAGCGATTATAAAAGCGCCTAAAATTTTATTATTTGATGATTGTTTGTCTGCTGTAGACACAGAAACCGAAGAAAAAATACTTAAAAACCTCAGCAAAGTGTCTTCAGGAAAAACAACCATTATTGTGAGTCACAGAATTTCTTCAGCTAAAAACGCAGATCAGATTATTGTACTAGATAATGGTAAGATTGTACAACAAGGCACACACAACCAACTTATTGAAACCCAAGGATACTATAACACCCTTTACACTAAGCAATTAAGCAAAGACCCTTCACTTGAGTAATTAATACCTGTTATAAAAGAAAACACTAAAATGTTGGATGGTATCAATTTTTTTATATTTTTGAAAGACTAATAACAACATAAAGCATTATGCATAATAACGAGATGATGGAGAAAGAGGAAATTTACTCTAAAGTTTTAAGAGCTGGAAGACGTACTTATTTTTTTGATGTTCGCGCTACAAAAGCAGAAGATTACTACTTAACGATTACGGAAAGTAAAAAATTCACAAACGATGATGGTTCATTTCATTATAAAAAACACAAAATCTATTTGTACAAAGAGGATTTTTCTGAATTCAATAGTATTTTAAAAGAGATGACTGATTATGTGATTAATGAAAAGGGAAATGAAGTGATTAGTGATCGCCATCAAAAAGACTTTAAAAAGGAATACGATAGTTCTGAAACTACTTTAGAAACGGAAACGCCTTCAACAGATGAAAGTACAACCGCTGAAAGTCGTTTTACAGATATCGACTTCGATGACATCTAAAAAATTACAGCTCTAGTTTTAGATTTACAATTAAAAAAAGCCAATTCTTATTTAGGAATTGGCTTTTTTATTTTATTTTTTTGAAGGCTAAAGACTGAAGACCGCAAAACTAACTCACCACACTCCCATTAGGTACTTTATGCTCAGGTTTTAGCAAAATCACATCTTTACCGTCTACAGCACCAACAACTAAACAATCACTCATAAAATTAGCTATTTGCTTTTTTGGGAAGTTAACCACCGCTAAAATTTGCCGATTTAATAAGGCTTCTTTCTTATAACGGGTGGTGATTTGAGCAGAGGTCTTTTTTACGCCCAATAAACCAAAGTCAATCGTTAATTGGTACGCAGGCTTTCTTGCTTTGGGAAAATCGCTGACCTCTATAATTGTACCTACACGAATATCTGCCTTTGTAAAGTCTTCAAATTGAATGGTATTGCTCATGAGTTAAATATATGAAAGTCCAGGTTATAGTTAAAAAATTAAAAAAATTGTAATTGATTCTATAGTAATGAAAAAATATCAAAATATAACTTGTTTTGCTGCAACACACAATAAGTAATAATGTGCAGATACATTTTAATACCACCCTTCACGCGCCATCAAACGCTCAATATGTGCATAATGATGCAGGCTGTGCCAGGCATACATTCCTAAATTTTCTTTTAAAGCAATCGTTTTATTCCCATCTGGATGAATAAACGTGCGTTCTAAATCCTGTTCACTTAAACCTTTTATAAAATAGACTAATTTTGAATGTACCACCTTTAGATGTAATAACGAGGTTTCTATTGGGGCGCTGTAATCGTGCAATTCTGACCAAGCCAGTTCATCATAGGCTTTAATAGTAGGATTGGTCTCTGTCATCGCCCATTTAAAGCGACAATAACTGTGAAGGTGACTATCGCTAACATGATGTATTACTTGTCTCACGGTCCATCCACCTGGTCGATAAGGAGTGTCTAATTGTTCTTCGGTGAGATCTTTAACCAGCTGTTCTAATCGTTTCGGAAAGTACTCCAGAACTTCAATCCACTCTTTAACCTGATTTTCAGTGATGTGTTTTGGACAAACAGTTTTACCAATTGGGTATTTAAGTTGCTCTAATTCTTGATCTGTCATGCTATAAATGTAATGAATTTGGCTAAACCTCAAGTATTCAAATTTAAGAATCTGACGCTACTTCAGAGTTAAAAAACAACAGGTATTATCTATATTTAAAGTTTATTTGTCATCACGCCAACTCAATTATTAAAGCCTATACCTAAAAGACCATTTATACCACACCTTTATTCCAAACAGGAACCTTAAACAACCGGCTAAGTTTTATCATATCACTTAAAATATAATCTTTATCCCCATGATTTAGTAAATTATGTCGTTCTCCATTTAGAGTAATAACATTTAATTCGTAACTAAAATAACTTCCTGATGAATGGCTTTCTGTAAACTTTTCCAGTAATTGCAATGCGTGTATGTGTTGAAAAGGAAGCGTTTTTCCATCAATACTAACTTTTCTTTTACTAGTATTCACGTATGCTTTTGGAGTGAAAATAAGAAGCAGCATGAATCCTATTAGTAAAAAGGGGCCGCCTGAGGTAAAAAATAGCTTACCGGCTTTCATAAGTGTAAGAGAGACGTCGTAAATTTGGTAATATTCAACAAAAGAAAGTACCACATAATTGAGTCCTATTAGAAAAAAGCTCCAAGCAACTACTTTTGTTAAAGAGCTCGAAATTATCTTGTACCCGTTGTGTGTTTTTTTTAATACTTCACTCGCAAAATTGCTACCTGAGCGCTCAACACCTACCCATGCTATTCGTTGCCCGATAGCATCACTATCAGGATCTTCAAACGTGAAATCTACCTTTTCATTCTTAGGTGCTGTTTTCTTTTTGGTAGAGATATAGCCAGAGACAACCATACCGACTCCCATAAATGCTAAAACAAACAACATCCCTCCTGTTTTATAATAAACAAAAACCTCGCGCTGATATGCCGCTGTATGGATAGGCACTGTAATTTCCAATTTTTTGATTGTCTGTAAATCTTTCCTTGTTGGTTCTGTTAACTGTTGTAAAGAATCTAAGGTGACAACATCCTGTTGAAGTCCTATCTTTTTAGTGTTATACACTGTATATTTTCCTTGTATCTCAGGAACGATTACAAAAATTAAAACACCAATAGGGATTAAAAAGAAAAGCCACGATGGCTTAATATGTAGAGATTTCATTATGTTTTTTTTCAATTTTAAAGTAGTTTGCGCATTTATTAAAATGCCTTTATCCACTTTTTGTCTAACTTAATTATTTGAGAAACATAAATACTTATCAAGTTAAGCAGTTGCACTAATTCGTAACTTCCAGTGTGTATAAAAACAACAAAGTTACTGACAAGTCTGAATAAGGAAGGAAACGAAAGTTTTTAAAGCATAACACTTTACGCGCTCACGCGTTTAGCTAATAACTAAAAATAACAGCCATTATTTTTTCTCATAAACTTCAACAAAACGTTTTGCTCTACTATTTCCAGTATTATATTTTAGAGCCTTTTTATAATTTTCATAAGCTTGCAAACTGTCGCCGCTTCTTGCATAGGCATCTGCTAAACTGTCATACACATTATCACTAGTTGGATGCAAGGTTGCATTTATTTTAAAAATAGCTATAGCATCCTTATAGTTTTCCTCACGCAGTTGCTGATAACCAAATCTGTTAAAAGCATGCTCATTTAAAAAGGTACTGGTTGAGTCTTCTTTTTTAATTTTCAAATAACCCGCCAGTGCTTTATCATATTGCTTATTATTCAAATACACACTCGGTACATCCATGGAGTCTGCTAACTTGATGTAATCGTAAGTGATGGCCTCCTCATCCTCTGAAATAACAGAAAGATAATGCGCCTTGGTTTCAGGATGGGTAACAAACTGCATTTTCTTATTAAGTTCTTTTACAAAGAACACATGCTTTCCTAAGTGTATTGGTTCTATGTTGTCTTTACCTCTCCATTTTAAAAACAGTTTCTGGTCTTTAAAATAAACGGCTATAACTTCATCTGGTGTAAATAAATAGCGCCCCGTATTCTCTTTAATAAACTCTGGAGTGTATTCTACATTTTTAGAGCAACTAAAACAGATACCTGTTAATGTAAAAAGAATTAAAAATTTGGTTTTCATAATGATTTTGGTTGATGATTAAACATACTAAGAGGCCATAAAAAAACGCCTCATATAAATGAGACGTTTCAAACTTATTTTTGTTACAGATTCTTAAGATTTTGATCAAGAGTAATCCGCAACTTTTTAAAATAGTGTTCCTTTTTATTTATGACCCCCAGGTGGGTATAAGCGATTCACACATTTTTTTAATAAAAAAAATGGTGCTTATTATCTCCTTTAATGAGATACCCACGTGCGTGGGTATAAGCGATTCACACATTTTTTTAATAAAAAAAATGGTGCTTATTATCTCCTTTATTGAGATACCCACCTACGTGGGCATAAGCGATTCACGCATTTTTTTAATAAAAAAAATGGTTCTTATTATCTCCTTTATTGAGATACCCACCTACGTGGGCATAAGCGATTCACGCATTTTTTTAATAAAAAAAATGGTTCTTATTATCTCCTTTATTGAGATACCCACCTACGTGGGCATAAGCGATTGACACATTTTTTTAATAAAAAAAATGGTTCCTACATTCTCTTTTTAATGAGATACCCACCTGCGTGGGTATAAGCGATTCACACATTTTTTTAATAAAAAAAATGGTGCTTATTATCTCCTTTATTGAGATACCCACCTACGTGGGCATAAGCGATTCACACATTTTTTTAATAAAAAAAATGGTGCTTATTATCTCCTTTATTGAGATACCCACCTACGTGGGCATAAGCGATTCACGCATTTTTTTAATAAAAAAAATGGTTCTTATTATCTCCTTTATTGAGATACCCACCTACGTGGGCATAAGCGATTCACACATTTTTTTAATAAAAAAAATGGTTCTTATTATCTCCTTTATTGAGATACCCACCTACGTGGGCATAAGCGATTCACGCATTTTTTTAATAAAAAAAATGGTTCTCTGCTTACTTTACATTCACAAGCTCAACATCAAATATTAATGTAGCATCCGCTGGAATTACACCTCCTGCTCCTCTAGAACCATAACCTAACTCACTTGGAATTACAAATCTTGCTTTGTCACCTACTTTTAATAACGCGACTCCTTCATCCCATCCTGCAATAACTTGTCCCATACCCAAAGCAAAATCAATGGGTGCATTACGCTTGTATGAAGAATCGAAAACGGTTCCGTCAGTCAATGCCCCTTTGTAGTGTACAGATACTGTTTTTCCTTTTTCAGCTTTTACACCATCTCCTTTTTGAATAATTTGGTAACGTAAACCACTTGCTGTTTGCTCAAATCCTGCGGCATATTTTTCAAGCTCTGCTGCTTTTACTGCTTTTTCTTCTTCTATTCTCTTTTCGCGAGCGCCTTCAAAAGTTCTAAAGGCTTCAATACCATTAAATTTTTCTGCTGCTGCTCCTACTCTTACTATTTCTAAAGTTTCAATTACATCCCCTTGTGCTATAGCATCTACCACCTCTTGTCCTTCTACCACCTTACCAAAAACAGTGTGATTACCATCTAACCAATCTGTAGCAATATGCGTGATAAAAAACTGACTTCCATTAGTTCCCGGTCCAGAATTCGCCATAGATAAAACGCCTGGTCCACTATGCTTTAAATCTGGATGAAATTCGTCATCAAATTTGTAACCAGGATCTCCCGTTCCCGTACCTTGAGGACAACCACCCTGAATCATAAAATCTGGAATAACTCTGTGGAATTTTAATCCATCATAATATGGCGTTCCTTGTGGTTTTACTGAATTCTCCATGTTACCTTCAGCTAAAGCAACAAAATTACCTACTGTTCCTGGTGTTTTTTCGA
It contains:
- a CDS encoding peptidylprolyl isomerase — encoded protein: MQDGLYAKFNTNKGTILVNLEFEKTPGTVGNFVALAEGNMENSVKPQGTPYYDGLKFHRVIPDFMIQGGCPQGTGTGDPGYKFDDEFHPDLKHSGPGVLSMANSGPGTNGSQFFITHIATDWLDGNHTVFGKVVEGQEVVDAIAQGDVIETLEIVRVGAAAEKFNGIEAFRTFEGAREKRIEEEKAVKAAELEKYAAGFEQTASGLRYQIIQKGDGVKAEKGKTVSVHYKGALTDGTVFDSSYKRNAPIDFALGMGQVIAGWDEGVALLKVGDKARFVIPSELGYGSRGAGGVIPADATLIFDVELVNVK
- a CDS encoding lipopolysaccharide assembly protein LapB, with the protein product MKTKFLILFTLTGICFSCSKNVEYTPEFIKENTGRYLFTPDEVIAVYFKDQKLFLKWRGKDNIEPIHLGKHVFFVKELNKKMQFVTHPETKAHYLSVISEDEEAITYDYIKLADSMDVPSVYLNNKQYDKALAGYLKIKKEDSTSTFLNEHAFNRFGYQQLREENYKDAIAIFKINATLHPTSDNVYDSLADAYARSGDSLQAYENYKKALKYNTGNSRAKRFVEVYEKK
- a CDS encoding YfiT family bacillithiol transferase, which translates into the protein MTDQELEQLKYPIGKTVCPKHITENQVKEWIEVLEYFPKRLEQLVKDLTEEQLDTPYRPGGWTVRQVIHHVSDSHLHSYCRFKWAMTETNPTIKAYDELAWSELHDYSAPIETSLLHLKVVHSKLVYFIKGLSEQDLERTFIHPDGNKTIALKENLGMYAWHSLHHYAHIERLMAREGWY
- a CDS encoding tRNA-binding protein; this encodes MSNTIQFEDFTKADIRVGTIIEVSDFPKARKPAYQLTIDFGLLGVKKTSAQITTRYKKEALLNRQILAVVNFPKKQIANFMSDCLVVGAVDGKDVILLKPEHKVPNGSVVS